In Hyalangium gracile, the genomic stretch TTGTCCGCCCTCAGCCACGCCTCGAGCGCATGGAGCTGCGTGGCGCTGATCATCTCCGGCGGCTGGGCGTGCTTGTAGCGCTCGGTGCGCACGTCCATCACGAAGAAGCGCGCGGGGCCGGACTCGAAGGTGTACCAGTAGCGGGTGATGGCGTTGGTGAGCCCCTGCTCGTGCTTGCGCTCCAGCGCCGGTCCGTGCACCACCTGGTAGCAACGGTACGCCTGCAGCGCGGCGATGAACCGCGCCCGCGTGGCCGCGAGCTGCTCCGGCGACTGCCTCGCATCATGCAGCCGATCCATGGACCAGTTGTCGATCAGCTCGTGGTCGTCCAGCGTCATGTACGTGGGCACCCGCGACAGCAGCCGCCGCAGGTTCGGCTGCGAGAAGGAGCGCTGGTAGTTGGCGCAGTACTGGGCGAACGTCTTGTCCGACGCGGCCACGTCCGCGTAGATCTGATCGCCCACCATCAACATCAGGTCCGTGGGCCGGCCGCCCTCCACCTGATCCAGGATGGTGCGGAAGACGCGATCGCCCCGGTCCGGCAGCCCGAAGCTGAGGATGTCCTCCAGGCCCGGCACCGGGTGGCGACACGAGCCGAACACCAGCGAGAGCTCCGGACTGCCCGGCGCGCGCGCGGTGCGGAAGACGCTCGCGCTGGCGTCCTGCAGCTCCAGCCCCACCGCCGGCAGCAGCAGGTGCTGCTCCACGTCCGAGTAGAAGAAGCCCATCCGGTACGCGTACGTCTGCCCCGGCTTCAGCCCCGTGAAGTCCACGCTGCCGGTGAAGTCGTCCTCGGGCAAGAGCTTGAAGTAGCGCGCCTGCGAGGGCGTGGTGGAGCCGGCCTCGAGCAGCTGCGCGACGCCGTGGCACATCACCCCCGCGCCCACCGGCGGCGGCGAGCCCCGGCCCCACAGCCGCACCGTCGTGTCCGTGGTGTGCCCGACAATGGGGCCCACCGTCACCGGCTTCACTGGAAACACGAGCGCCATGAGCTTCGCCTCCACCGCGCCAGCATGAACGGGCGGACCGACACCTTCCCGGAGCGTGCCCGCACCCGTCAATCTCCTTGCACCGCGCGCGCGCCCCACCCGCCCGTGGCTTGCCGCCGTGCCGTACGCGCGTAAGCTCGTTGCCCATGCGAGCCATGGTCATCTCCCGCTTCGGCGGGCCCGACGTCTTCGAGGAGCGTGACGTGCCCACCCCCACCGCTGGCCCCGGCCAGCTCCTGGTGCGCGTGGTGGCCTCCGGCACCAACCCCGTGGATGCCAAGCTGCGCCAGGACGGCTCCTGGGCCGGCCTCATCCCTCCCGTGGTGCTCGGCTATGACGTGTCCGGCGTCGTCGAGGCCGTGGGTCCCGGCGTCACCGGCTTCGCTCGCGGCGACGAGGTCTTCTACACCCCGGAGATCTTCGACAACCCCAGCGGCAGCTACGCGGAGTTCAACGCCGTCTCCGCCGCCATCGTCGCGCGCAAGCCGCGCAACCTCACCCACGAGCAGGCCGCCGCCGTCCCCCTCGCCGGCGGCACCGCCTGGGAGGCCGTCATCCGCCGCCTCCAGCTCACCGTGGGAGAGACCATCCTCATTCACGGCGGCGCCGGCGGCGTGGGCTCGTTCGCGGTGCAAATCGCCAAGGCGGCCGGCGCGCACGTGCTGGCCACCGCCGGCACCGAGAACCAGAAGACGCTGCGCAGGCTGGGCGCGGACGTGGCCATCAACTACCAGCGCGTGGACGCCACCGAGGCCGTGCTGCGCGAGACGGGCGGCGTCGGCGTGGACGCCGTCTTCGACACCACCGGCTCCCAGGTCATCCCCACCATCCCCGCCGTGCGCCGCGGCGGCCGCATCGCCACCATCCTCGGCTTCAGCGGAGACATGAGCGCCTTCTACCCGCGCAACCTCACCCTCCACGGCGTCTTCCTCCTGCGCGAGCGCCGAAGGCTCGAGGAGCTCACCCGCCTCATCGAGCGCGATCACCTCCAGCCGCTCGTGGAGTCCGTCCTCCCGCTCGCTCAGGTGGCCGACGCTCACCGCCGGCTCGACAGCGGCCATGGCCGCGGCAAGGTGGTGCTCTCCATCTCCAGCACCCCTACCGCTGGTGGATGATACTTCCCTACGTGTCGGACGAAGGTAGGTGTCTCACAGCACTTTCGGACAGGGCGAGCAGGCTCTCGGCTCACCTGGCGCGTCGAAAGCGCCGCCCCTCCGTTGAAAACGGCACGGGAATCTCATGGATAATGGGCCTCGCGGATCCAACCTGTTTACAGAGGCGCAGCATTTTTTCCGGATCCTGGTTCCCGTCGCCCATTCAAATCCCTGCTGCGCCCCTTTCGCATTACCCCCACAGGAGTACCCATGACCGCCACCGCCTCCAAGTCCAACCCCATCTGGCAGCACAAGCCGCGCCCGCAGGTGACGACCCAGAAGGTCACCGCCACCCTGGACGCGGTGATCGACCGGGTGCCCCAGGCGAGCCCGGCGCCGCTGGCGTCGCTGGCCAGCGCGCGCGCCGCCGAGTTCCTGAGCACCGACGGCGCCAGTGGCAGCCGGGGTTATGACGTGGCGCTGGTGGATCGCGCCTCGGGGCGCACGGTGGCCTTCGCCAGCGTGCTGCACGCGGAGGACTCGGACTTCCAGGCGCGCACCCGGCTGGCCCCGGCCGTGCTGAAGCCGGCCGCCTATTTCACCCGCGTGCACGTGGCGCCGGACGCGCCGGCGGGCACCCAGGCCGTGCTGCTCTACGCCGCGCTCCGCCAGGCGCGCAGCTGGGACCGCCACACCGCCGCCTTCCTCATGGCGGATGACGACACGCCCACCGCTCGCCGCTACGGCCTCATCACCCTGGCCGGCGTGCCCCGCATCGACGTGCCGGGCACCGGCGCCTTCCGCGCCAAGGCGCAGCGGTTGGATTTGCTGCTCAACCAGGCCTTCGACGAGGCCGCCAAGGCCGGGCAGACCATCGAGCCGGGCTTCCTGGTGCACGAAATCCTCGACACCCTGCACGAGTCGCTCTTCACCCCGGTGCGCGAGGCGCGCTTCTTCCGCGAGGTGGAGGCCGGCACGCTCACCCGCGAGCAGTACGTGCACTGCCTCACCCAGTTCCACCAGTTCGTGCGGTGGACGACGCGCCTGCTGGGCCGCTGCGTGGGCTTCTCGCCCACCACGGAGCTGCGCACCCACTTCATCTCGCACCTCAAGGGCGAGGTGAACCATGAAATCATCATCGAGAGGGACCTGGCGCACCTGGGCGAGGATCCGCACTACGCCATGGAGCTGGCGCAGCCCAACACGCCCACGCGCGAGTTCATGTGCGCCCAGGAGAGCGCCATCGGCTTCTACAACGACCCGCTGCTGCTGCTGGCCGCGCCGCTGGCGGCCGAGGGCGTCACCGGCCACCTGGCTCCGGGCTTCATCGAGCGGCTCAACGCGTGCGTGGCTTCTTGGGGCATCAAGGATCCGCACAAGGCCACCAACTTCCTCAGCTCTCACATCGAGTACGACGGCGGTGACGACGGGCACTGGCAGGGCAACCTGGACCTGCTGGCCCAGCACCTCACCAGCGAGCAGCTGCTGCGCCGCTACCTGAGCCTCATGCGCGTGAGCGCCGAGGGGACGCTGCGGCAGTGGGACAGCTACGTGGGAGACGTGGAGCTGCTCAGCGCGCGCCCCCAGGCCTGAGCCCTCCCCGTCTCACGAGCAGGCAGCCAGCCGGGGGCGGGGTAACTTCCTTCCCATTCCCCGGTGGCTGATGCAGGATACCCACCCGCGGAGGGTTTGTTCCTGAAGCCCTCTGCTCTCCCGAGGACCGAGCCCTCGTCTCAGCCGAGGAGTGTGAGCGTCGTGAGTGCCGCGATCCCTGGACCCAAGTCGGACATCATCGACCGCATCTTCTTCGTCCGCTACGTGCGGCCTCCCTCCAAGGAGGACGTCAAGACGGTGTTGGAGCGCGTGGCGGTGGCTCACAAGCGGCTGAACCAGCCGCTCATCTACGTGGGCTCCATCGACTCGAAGACCAAGGTGCCCAACTCCGAGGAGCGCAACAACCTCAACGAGCTGCTGCTGGCGCTGCGCGAGTACTGCGAGGTGGTGCACCTCATCATCGAGGGCTCCGAGCTGCAGAACAGCCTCCAGCGCGTCATCATCTCCGGCATGCTCATCATCACCCGCACCTATGACAACTACATGTCGGTGCACAAAAACATCTCGGGTGCCTCGTTCGACATCACCCGGCGCCTGAACAAGGATCCCACGGCGCTGATCCAGGTCGCGAGGGACCGAGGCCTGGTCATCTAGTCCTCGTGGTCCGGATGCTCTCCAGCCCCGCGCAGTGAACGCAGGAGCGCCGATCCCCCGCCTCAGACCCTTGCTTCCTTGGAAGGCCGCCGTGCGCTCCACGCGCCGGGTTCCGCACTGGGACTCGCCGTGGACCCGGCAGTGCCTGCGTCTGCCTGGGCACCGTGCAGGGCCACCCGCGACGAACCGCATCCGCTAGACTCCCGCCGTGCTCCTCCCCGCCTGCTGGCGGGCCTCCTCTTCGTGGAGAACCGAGATGTCCTCTGAGATCGTCGACGTCATCGTCGTGGGATGTGGCCCCGTGGGGGCGATCACGGCCAACTTCCTGGGACAGCAGGGCCTGCGGACGATGCTCCTCGAGAAGGATCTCACCACGCACTCCCAGCCACGGGCCTTCTCGTGCGACGACGAGACCCAGCGCAACTTCCGCATCGCGGGCCTGGAGGGCGAGCTGGCCATCACGCTCTGGGACTGCAAGTCGATGGACTACATCGACGCGAAGAAGCAGGTGCTGGGCTCGGCGGTGTTCTCGGAGCTGGACTTCGGCAACGGGCACCACGGCCTGTCCTTCTTCAACCAGCCGCAGATGGAGCACGTGATGCGCGAGGGGCTCAAGCGCTTCCCGCACGTGGAGCTGCGGCTGGGCCACGAGGTGGAGTCGCTCACCCAGGACGCGGAGGGCGTCACGCTGCAGGTGAAGGATCGGCGCACCGGCCGCTCGCGCGAGCTGCGCGCCCGCTACGTGCTGGGCGCGGACGGCTCGCACAGCACCATCCGGCGGCTGATGGGCAGCACCCTGGCCGGCACCTCCTACGAGGAGCCGTGGATCGCCATCTCCGGCACCACGCCCACCGCGGAGCCGGACTTCACCTACTACGTGTGTGATCCGGCGCGGCCCGGCTTCGTCACGCGCGGCCCGTTCAACGAGATCCGCATGGATCTGCTGCTGCACGAGAACGAGCGCACGGAGGTGATGGAGTCTCCGGAGCTGGTGAACAAGCTGATGTCGCCCTTCGTGGACCCGAAGCTGATGAAGCTGCAGCGCGCCTCGGTGTTCACCTTCCAGGCGAAGGTGGCCACGCGGTGGCGGGAAGGGCGCGTCTTCATCCTCGGGGACGCCGCGCACGTGATGCCGCCCTTCATGGGACAGGGCCTGTGCTCGGGCATCCGGGATGCGCTCAACCTGACGTGGAAGCTGGCCCTGGTGGTGCGCGGCGCCGCGGGAGACTCGCTGCTGGACACCTACGAGGCGGAGCGGCGCCCCCACGCGACGAACATGATCAAGGCGACGATCATGATGGGCAAGGTGTTCCTGGCGCGCTCGAAGTTCATCGCGGCCGTGCGCAACTTCTTCCTGCGCTGGAGCTACAACAACCCGAAGACGCGCAGCTTCATCCGCGAGTTCAAGGCCCGGCCTCCCATCCGCCTGCCCAACGGCTTCATCTCCGGCGGCAAGTACAAGGAGGGCTCCGCCGAGGGCACCTACTTCCCCCAGCCCAGGGTGGGGCTGCCCGGGGGAGAGACGGTGCTGCTGGACACCGCGCTGGGCTGCCGCTTCGCGGTGCTGTGCCTGGCGAGCGTCACCGAGCCGGTGCTCGGCTCGGCCGAGGCGTTCGCCCGGGAGCTCAACGGCGTGCTGGTGCGCGTGCTGCCCGCCGACCGCGCGAGCGAGGCCCGGCCGGGGGACGTGGTGGACGTGGAGGGCAAGCTGGCCGCGTGGTTCGCCCGCTTCAAGTCGGACACGGCGGTGGTGCGGCCGGACCGCTACGTCTACGGCACCTCGAGCGGCTCTGGCATCGAGAAGCTCCGCGAGCAGGTGCGCCCCTTCATCCACCAGGCCTCCGCTCCGAGAGCCACCCAGGAACCGGCCCGGGCGCTGCGCATCTCGAACGCTTGAGCAGCAAAGACTTGGTAAGGCACTCTTTCCCGAGTCGCCGGGAAGGGGCATTTTCCTTCCCAGGAGCCGGTTCCTCAGGCAGGATGCGCCACCTTTTCAGAGGGCTTGCCCCTGGCGCTGGATGGCTGCCGGCACGGCTCTCCTTCGACGCAGCGAGGGCGTTGTGAACGACGCGACCTCTTTCAAATCGGATGTCGTCGACCGCATCTTCTTCGTCCGCTACCTGCGGCCACCCTCCAAGGAGGATGCCAAGGCGGTGTTGGAGCGCGTGGCGGTGGCTCACAAGCGACTGGCCCAGCCGCTCATCTACGTGGGCTCCATCGACTCGAAGTCGAAGGTGCCCAACTCCGAGGAGCGCAACAACCTCAACGAGCTGCTGCTGACGCTGCGCGAGTACTGCGAGGTGGTGCACCTCATCATCGAGGGCTCCGAGCTGCAGAACAGCCTCCAGCGCGTCATCATCTCCGGCATGCTCATCGTCACGCGCACCTACGACAACTACCTGTCGGTGCATAAGAGCGTGGACTCCACCGTGGAGGACCTCACCAAGCGTCTGAAGAAGGACGCGAGGCCGCTCATCCGGGTGGCGCGAGACCGGAGCGTGGTGCTCTAGCGAGCTCTAGCGAGGGCTACGGCTTCTTCTCGAAGCGGAGCGCCGCCGAGTTCATGCAGTAGCGCAGGCCGGTGGGCTCCGGGCCGTCCGGGAAGACGTGGCCCAGGTGTCCGCCGCAGCGCGAGCACACCACCTCCGTGCGCGTCATGAAGAAGCTGCTGTCCTCGTGCAGCGTCACCGCCGAGGGCGCGAGGGGCTGCCAGAAGCTGGGCCAGCCGGTGCCGGACTCGAACTTGGTGTCCGAGGCGAAGAGCGGCTGGCCGCACCCGGCGCAGTGGTAGGTGCCCGCCTCGTGGTTGTTCCAGTACTTGCCGGTGAAGGCGCGCTCGGTACCCTTCTCGCGCAGGATGCGGAACTGCTCGGAGGTGAGCTGCTTGCGCCACTCCTCCTCCGTCTTGACGACCTTCTCCGCCGGCTCCGGGGCGCTCGGCGCCTGAGCGGGGCTCTTGCGCGCATCCGAGGCCTCGGCTGCCTTCGGCGGGCTGGCGGGCTTGTCACCCGCTCCCGCGGCGATGGCTACGAGGGGAACCACCAGCAGGCCTGCCCACCACCACTTGCGTCGTCGGTCCATACCTTGGATACGCGCGGGCGGACGGGAAGTTACCGCCGGGCCCCCTGCCCTGCTCACCCTACTGGGGCTGGGGGATGCGGTCCTTGTTCTGGTGCGCCACCATCCAGCCCGGATACTCGGGGGGCAGGGCGGAGGCGGTGTTCAGCGCGGTGAGCTGCTCCGGGGTGAGCTTGAGCGAGGGCGTCTGGAGGTTGTCCTCGAGCTGCTCCTGCGTCTTCGCGCCGATGATGATCGTCGTCACGTGGGGCTGGTGCAGCAGCCAGGCCAGGGCCACGCGCGCCACCGAGACGTTGTGCGCCTTGGCGATGCCATCCATCACGTCGATGACGTCGTAGGCGCGCTCCTTGTCCACGGGCGGGAAGTCGAAGGAGGTGCGCCGGGAGCCCTCGGGGCCCTGGCCGTTGCGGCGGTACTTGCCGCTCAGGAAGCCGCCGGCCAGCGGGCTCCACACCATGAGGCCCACCTGCTGGTCCTTCATCAGCGGTACCAGCTCGCGCTCCAAGTCCCTGCCGGCGATGGAGTAGTAGGCCTGCAGGGACTCGAAGCGCGCCAGGTTGCGGTGCTCGCTGATGCCCAGCGCCTTCATGAGCTGCCAGGCCTGCAGGTTGGAGCAGCCCAGGTAGCGCACCTTGCCCTGGCGGACCAGGTCATCCAGCGCGCGCAGCGTCTCGTCCAGGGGCGTGACGATGTCCACGCCGTGGATCTGGTACAAGTCGATGTAGTCGGTGCCCAGGCGGCGCAGGCTGTTGTGCACCGAGTCCATGATGTGGCCGCGCGACAGGCCCACGTCGTTGATGCCCGGGCCGGTACGGCCGCGCACCTTGGTGGCCAGGACGACATCCTTGCGCCGCGCGCCCAGCGCCTTGCCGAGCAGCTGCTCGGAGACGCCGTTGGAGTAGACGTCCGCGGTGTCGAAGAAGTTGATGCCCGCGTCCAGGCTGCGGGCCACGAGCTTGTCGGCCTCGCTCTGGCCCTGCGTGCCGACCACCTTCCAGAAGCCCTCGCCGCCGAACGTCATCGCTCCGAAGCACAGCTCCGATACGTACAGGCCCGTGCGGCCCAGCATCCGATAGTTCATGTGTGTGTCGCCCCTCGTGGAAACGGAGGCGGGGAATTAACGCGCTCAGGGGTGGGCCGCAGCATTCCCAGGTCTCGGATAGTCTCGAAGTGTGAGTTTCGTGGGGTGGGACCTGAGCGATCCGTTCTCCCGGCGTCCACGCCCGGTGGACGTGGCGGTGGTGGATGCCCACGGCCGGGTGCGCTTCGACGAGCGGCGCTGGCCGCAGGTGGAGCGCGGTGGAGTGCTCGATGCGCAGGCGCTGGCCGCCGCGTTTCCAGTGGGCCCGGAAGATGTGGTGGTGGTGGATGGGCCTCAGGGGCTCGCGCGGCCGGGCGCCTCGGTGCGTGAGGCCGAGCGGGTGCTGAGGGCTCCCGGGCGGACACCGGACGTGCTGCCCGAGCCGGGACGGCCTTTCTGCGGCTTCGTTCGGGGCAGCGTGCTGCTCTTCGCGGCGCTGCGGAGGTTCGAGGCGCTGGAGCTGCTGGACGTGGACACGCCGCACGTGGGCGAAGCTCGGCTGTTCGAGGCGTTTCCCGGGGCCACCTGGCGCCGGCTGGCCGTGGAGAAGCTGGCGAAGAAGGACTCCCCCGCGGGACGGGCTCGGCGACGGGAGGTGCTCCAGGCGGCGGGGCTGCGCTTCCCGGTCGGCGAGCTGCCCACGCATGACCAGCTCGATGCGGCGCTGTGCGCGTGGCTCGGGTGGCTCACCCGCCACGAGACCGGGCGCGTGCATGCGGTGGGTGCGCCGCTGTGGGTGGACTCCGAAGGCTGGCTCCGGGAGGGGCGCATCCTGGATGCACGGCCTGCCTGAACCGACGGCTCTCCAGGGAGCCACCCCGGGTCCGGTTTCTGGCAACTGGTCTGCTTGTCATACCAGTTCGGCCGAAACTTCCGCCGGACGGGGGCTCTTGCGGCGGGGTCAGTCGGTGCGCTCGGGCAGGGGCAGGGCCGCGACGCGCTGGAGCTCGGCGCGCAGCCAGTCCCGGTAGGGGAAGATGCTCGTCATGGCCTCCCCCTGGCCCAGGTTGCGTGCGGAGATGCCCACGAGCGTGGTGCCCTCGAGGTTCTCTCGCAGGCACGGCCCTCCGCTGTCGCCGCGGTAGTGGTGGCCTCCGGGCTGCTCGATGCGGAGCCTCCCGCCTTCGGGGTCCGGTACCTCGGCGCTCTTGTTCCTGCTGGCGTGCCGCTCTCCGTCGTAGGCCCGAGCCAGCTCGTCATAGCCGGAGCCCACGAGGATGATGGTCTCGTGGAGCTGAACCTCCCGCTCCGTCAGGGGCAGGGGCCGGAACTTCTCGCCGAGGGGCTCGTCCAGGACGATGAGCGCCAGGTCCGCCGTGCTGGACACCACCTCTTCCTGGGCATCCAGGAGGACTCGGAGCTCCGGGTGGGGACGCACCGTGCCGGTGTGGGAGTTCCTGAATGAGGACAGATCGTTGCCCAGCGCCGAGCGCGGCTCGTAGACGGAGGTCGTGGCCCGGGCCGTCTTCGCGCAGCCGGAGCCATCGATGATGAACTGGACGCCGCCCGCCTCGGCCGGCACTCGCCGCTCCGGGCAGACGCAGTGGCCGGCGGTCAGCACGAGCCGGGGGCCGATGACGGCTCCACTGCACACGCCTGCCTGTTCCTCGCCCAGCTCCACGGTGACGAGGACGGAGGACAGGTAGCGGTTGGTCACGTCCACCTTGCCCGCCAGTGCGGTGAGGCGCGTGCCGTCGGGCATGTCCTGCAGGGTTCCCTCGGTGACGAGCCGCTCCCGTCGCTCTGGCTGCCGAGGCTTCACGGCCGCGGCCGGCGCGGGCCTCCTGGCCGGCGCGCGCTGCTGGCCCGAGTCACCGCTCAGGGTCAACGCGAGGACCAGCGAGGCCCGGACGAACTGGACGAACAGTGAGTCGGACTGCCCCGGCCGCCGCCACGAGGTCCGACCGTGGACAGCCCTCGCGCGTGGCTTCACGGAGGGGCGGGCTTGCCATGGAACACGGGACATGACCTGCAGAGTAGGGCAGGATGGATGTATCCCGCAACGTTGTCCCGAGGGGTGCCTGCTCGCATGCCCGGAGAAGCAGGAGCACCTTCCCCTGGAGGGAGCCGGTCAGGCATGAGGCATGCTCGGGATGGGGCGGAGGACCGAAGTCGGGTTCCGCAGAGAGGTGACCGATGGCGACATCCCTCGCGGCGAGTCCGGCCGCGCTGCCACCTGGAACCCAGGTGGGCCCCTGGCGGGTGGTGGCCTGGCGCGGTCATGGCAGGCACGGCGCCCTCTACCGCGCCGAGCATGCCGGGGGCGCTGCGTGGGCGCTGCAGCGGTCCCCGTCCTCGCGTCAGAGTGGCACTTCCGGCGCCAGACCACGGCCCGGTATGAGGCCCGTCCGGCCGACGACGTGTACGCGCTGGGAATCACGGCCTACCGGCTCGTGACGGGCAGATATCCGCCCGACACGAGGGAGCCGAAGGAGACGGTGGGGGCGGATGACACGCTCCAGCTGCCGGCGCTGGTGCTGCCCGAGGAGCTGGTGCACCTGAGCCCGGAGCTGGCCTCCTCCTTTGAACCACCGCGCCCGCCTGCCGCCGACCTGCCGTAGGGGCTGAAGTCAGCGCTTGGAGCGAGTCTTGGGCGCCTTGGTGCTCCGGACGCGCTTGACGGCCTTGCGGACCGTGGACTCGTTCTCGAAGAGCTCCTGCACGGACTCCGCCGTCGCCGCCTTGCGCAGCCAGACCTTGAGCTGTGCGAGATCCTTGCAGGCCAGGATCCGCTCGCGGGCGGCGGCATCCACCTCGAGACCCCGGGCGTCGAGCACCTCGAACAAGGCTGCCCGCTCACCTTCGTGGATACCTTCCTGACGCCCTTCCTGACGCCCTTCCTGACGCCCTTCCTCGCGCCCCTTCAGGAGTCCCTCCTGGAGGCCCTGGGCCACATACTTGCGCGCGAACTCGCTCTGGTACTGGTAGGTGCCACTTCCCATCAGCGCCTCCAAGGCTCTTCGGGCCGCCTCGCCCAGCGAGGACATAGCCAGGTCAACGTAAAGGCGGACCCGCTCGGCTTCAAGCCCCGCCACCGCCGCCATCACTGTTCTGGCGATGCTCGTTCCTACTTCTTCGCGGCCATGAGCCATGGCGGACAACACCGCCAGTTCCGGATCTTCGCGAGCCTCCTCTTCGTCCACGAGCACGGGGATGGCGTCCGGCCCGGCCACCAGCGGCTGGAGCACGAAGCCCGGATGCCCCAACTCGATGGGCTGGGCGCACCAACGGGCCATCGCCGCGTTCGGTGCCACCACCAGCAATGCCGTGGGACAGCCCACC encodes the following:
- a CDS encoding protein kinase family protein translates to MGAAAVPVLASEWHFRRQTTARYEARPADDVYALGITAYRLVTGRYPPDTREPKETVGADDTLQLPALVLPEELVHLSPELASSFEPPRPPAADLP
- a CDS encoding DofB protein — its product is MNDATSFKSDVVDRIFFVRYLRPPSKEDAKAVLERVAVAHKRLAQPLIYVGSIDSKSKVPNSEERNNLNELLLTLREYCEVVHLIIEGSELQNSLQRVIISGMLIVTRTYDNYLSVHKSVDSTVEDLTKRLKKDARPLIRVARDRSVVL
- the mhpA gene encoding bifunctional 3-(3-hydroxy-phenyl)propionate/3-hydroxycinnamic acid hydroxylase MhpA — encoded protein: MSSEIVDVIVVGCGPVGAITANFLGQQGLRTMLLEKDLTTHSQPRAFSCDDETQRNFRIAGLEGELAITLWDCKSMDYIDAKKQVLGSAVFSELDFGNGHHGLSFFNQPQMEHVMREGLKRFPHVELRLGHEVESLTQDAEGVTLQVKDRRTGRSRELRARYVLGADGSHSTIRRLMGSTLAGTSYEEPWIAISGTTPTAEPDFTYYVCDPARPGFVTRGPFNEIRMDLLLHENERTEVMESPELVNKLMSPFVDPKLMKLQRASVFTFQAKVATRWREGRVFILGDAAHVMPPFMGQGLCSGIRDALNLTWKLALVVRGAAGDSLLDTYEAERRPHATNMIKATIMMGKVFLARSKFIAAVRNFFLRWSYNNPKTRSFIREFKARPPIRLPNGFISGGKYKEGSAEGTYFPQPRVGLPGGETVLLDTALGCRFAVLCLASVTEPVLGSAEAFARELNGVLVRVLPADRASEARPGDVVDVEGKLAAWFARFKSDTAVVRPDRYVYGTSSGSGIEKLREQVRPFIHQASAPRATQEPARALRISNA
- the msrB gene encoding peptide-methionine (R)-S-oxide reductase MsrB; its protein translation is MDRRRKWWWAGLLVVPLVAIAAGAGDKPASPPKAAEASDARKSPAQAPSAPEPAEKVVKTEEEWRKQLTSEQFRILREKGTERAFTGKYWNNHEAGTYHCAGCGQPLFASDTKFESGTGWPSFWQPLAPSAVTLHEDSSFFMTRTEVVCSRCGGHLGHVFPDGPEPTGLRYCMNSAALRFEKKP
- a CDS encoding DofB protein, with product MSAAIPGPKSDIIDRIFFVRYVRPPSKEDVKTVLERVAVAHKRLNQPLIYVGSIDSKTKVPNSEERNNLNELLLALREYCEVVHLIIEGSELQNSLQRVIISGMLIITRTYDNYMSVHKNISGASFDITRRLNKDPTALIQVARDRGLVI
- a CDS encoding trypsin-like serine peptidase produces the protein MKPRARAVHGRTSWRRPGQSDSLFVQFVRASLVLALTLSGDSGQQRAPARRPAPAAAVKPRQPERRERLVTEGTLQDMPDGTRLTALAGKVDVTNRYLSSVLVTVELGEEQAGVCSGAVIGPRLVLTAGHCVCPERRVPAEAGGVQFIIDGSGCAKTARATTSVYEPRSALGNDLSSFRNSHTGTVRPHPELRVLLDAQEEVVSSTADLALIVLDEPLGEKFRPLPLTEREVQLHETIILVGSGYDELARAYDGERHASRNKSAEVPDPEGGRLRIEQPGGHHYRGDSGGPCLRENLEGTTLVGISARNLGQGEAMTSIFPYRDWLRAELQRVAALPLPERTD
- a CDS encoding DUF429 domain-containing protein, whose product is MSFVGWDLSDPFSRRPRPVDVAVVDAHGRVRFDERRWPQVERGGVLDAQALAAAFPVGPEDVVVVDGPQGLARPGASVREAERVLRAPGRTPDVLPEPGRPFCGFVRGSVLLFAALRRFEALELLDVDTPHVGEARLFEAFPGATWRRLAVEKLAKKDSPAGRARRREVLQAAGLRFPVGELPTHDQLDAALCAWLGWLTRHETGRVHAVGAPLWVDSEGWLREGRILDARPA
- a CDS encoding zinc-binding dehydrogenase, with protein sequence MRAMVISRFGGPDVFEERDVPTPTAGPGQLLVRVVASGTNPVDAKLRQDGSWAGLIPPVVLGYDVSGVVEAVGPGVTGFARGDEVFYTPEIFDNPSGSYAEFNAVSAAIVARKPRNLTHEQAAAVPLAGGTAWEAVIRRLQLTVGETILIHGGAGGVGSFAVQIAKAAGAHVLATAGTENQKTLRRLGADVAINYQRVDATEAVLRETGGVGVDAVFDTTGSQVIPTIPAVRRGGRIATILGFSGDMSAFYPRNLTLHGVFLLRERRRLEELTRLIERDHLQPLVESVLPLAQVADAHRRLDSGHGRGKVVLSISSTPTAGG
- a CDS encoding aldo/keto reductase; the protein is MNYRMLGRTGLYVSELCFGAMTFGGEGFWKVVGTQGQSEADKLVARSLDAGINFFDTADVYSNGVSEQLLGKALGARRKDVVLATKVRGRTGPGINDVGLSRGHIMDSVHNSLRRLGTDYIDLYQIHGVDIVTPLDETLRALDDLVRQGKVRYLGCSNLQAWQLMKALGISEHRNLARFESLQAYYSIAGRDLERELVPLMKDQQVGLMVWSPLAGGFLSGKYRRNGQGPEGSRRTSFDFPPVDKERAYDVIDVMDGIAKAHNVSVARVALAWLLHQPHVTTIIIGAKTQEQLEDNLQTPSLKLTPEQLTALNTASALPPEYPGWMVAHQNKDRIPQPQ
- a CDS encoding alkaline phosphatase D family protein; this encodes MALVFPVKPVTVGPIVGHTTDTTVRLWGRGSPPPVGAGVMCHGVAQLLEAGSTTPSQARYFKLLPEDDFTGSVDFTGLKPGQTYAYRMGFFYSDVEQHLLLPAVGLELQDASASVFRTARAPGSPELSLVFGSCRHPVPGLEDILSFGLPDRGDRVFRTILDQVEGGRPTDLMLMVGDQIYADVAASDKTFAQYCANYQRSFSQPNLRRLLSRVPTYMTLDDHELIDNWSMDRLHDARQSPEQLAATRARFIAALQAYRCYQVVHGPALERKHEQGLTNAITRYWYTFESGPARFFVMDVRTERYKHAQPPEMISATQLHALEAWLRADKGGLKFVVTPVPFFPDMRLAGWGLSERNDKWAGFQHQRQRLLDFMRDEGVRRAVFLSGDVHVSFWTALKSASRPDFRVHSIISSAFNTPAITPPELLFETRGILDGQTDYVLDGHGGYTPVSNFTRLSWKEPVLRVEIFDRKGKRLYETSLNLDA
- a CDS encoding Yae1 family protein, yielding MTSMLHEGLLLLFRNRPTLAAELLSDALGLPLPAYSEARVESAELTEVVPTQYRADLVVLLLDGKPVFAIVVEVQLSRDEDKRKTWPLYLTSLRSRVGCPTALLVVAPNAAMARWCAQPIELGHPGFVLQPLVAGPDAIPVLVDEEEAREDPELAVLSAMAHGREEVGTSIARTVMAAVAGLEAERVRLYVDLAMSSLGEAARRALEALMGSGTYQYQSEFARKYVAQGLQEGLLKGREEGRQEGRQEGRQEGIHEGERAALFEVLDARGLEVDAAARERILACKDLAQLKVWLRKAATAESVQELFENESTVRKAVKRVRSTKAPKTRSKR